The Aedes aegypti strain LVP_AGWG chromosome 3, AaegL5.0 Primary Assembly, whole genome shotgun sequence genome contains a region encoding:
- the LOC5577439 gene encoding serine/threonine-protein phosphatase PP1-beta catalytic subunit isoform X2, whose protein sequence is MSDYDLDVDNLIQRLLEVRGCRPGKAVPMSEEEIRGLCLKSREIFLQQPILLELEAALKICGDIHGQYTDLLRLFEYGGFPPEANYLFLGDYVDRGKQSLETICLLLAYKIKYPENFFLLRGNHECASINRIYGFYDECKRRYNVKLWKTFTDCFNCLPIAAIIDEKIFCCHGGLSPDLNHMEQIRRIMRPTDVPDTGLLCDLLWSDPDKDVKGWGENDRGVSFTFGVDVVSKFLSMHDLDLICRAHQVVEDGYEFFAKRSLVTLFSAPNYCGEFDNAGGMMSVDENLMCSFQILKPSEKKAKYQYSGTNAQRPQTPQRNQNQPLPPSKRK, encoded by the exons TGCGAGGATGTCGACCGGGCAAGGCGGTACCCATGTCAGAGGAAGAAATTCGTGGACTATGCCTAAAATCGCGAGAAATTTTCCTACAGCAACCGATCCTGCTTGAGCTGGAGGCAGCCCTTAAAATTTGCG GTGACATCCACGGTCAGTACACAGATCTGCTGCGGCTGTTCGAGTACGGAGGATTCCCCCCGGAGGCCAACTACCTGTTCCTGGGCGACTACGTGGACCGAGGCAAACAGTCGCTGGAGACGATCTGCCTGCTGTTGGCCTACAAAATCAAATACCCAGAGAACTTTTTCCTGCTGCGGGGCAATCATGAGTGTGCCAGTATTAATAGGATATACG GATTTTACGACGAATGCAAACGGAGGTACAACGTCAAGCTGTGGAAAACCTTCACCGACTGCTTCAACTGCTTACCGATTGCGGCCATTATTGACGAGAAGATCTTCTGCTGTCACGGCGGGCTCAGTCCGGATTTGAAT CATATGGAACAGATCAGAAGAATCATGAGGCCAACCGACGTACCCGACACTGGACTGCTATGCGATCTACTGTGGAGTGACCCAGATAAAGATGTTAAG GGCTGGGGCGAAAACGATCGCGGCGTGAGCTTCACCTTCGGCGTCGACGTGGTTTCCAAGTTCTTGAGTATGCACGATCTGGACCTGATCTGCCGGGCGCACCAGGTCGTCGAGGACGGGTACGAGTTCTTCGCCAAACGCTCGCTGGTCACGCTCTTCTCCGCTCCCAACTACTGCGGAGAGTTCGACAACGCCGGTGGCATGATGTCGGTCGACGAGAATCTAATGTGTTCATTTCAG ATTTTGAAACCATCGGAGAAGAAGGCCAAGTACCAGTACTCGGGCACGAACGCGCAGCGACCGCAGACGCCGCAGCGGAACCAGAATCAACCGCTGCCGCCGAGCAAACGGAAATAA